The following proteins are encoded in a genomic region of Nitratireductor sp. GISD-1A_MAKvit:
- a CDS encoding ABC transporter substrate-binding protein has protein sequence MHHTLKAATALVVAGLATSALAQERGGTLNFARYDGSNLIDPIYADRNPDIWMVGSLFDTLLRPSVDGTGVEPGLAESHTVSDDGKTVTLTLREGLTFSDGTPLTGDDVVFSLDRARNPDLGPWANLLGTIESVSADGREVTVTLTTPDPTILSMLATFTTGIVSKAAFEAAEGETDQEKSAAIFAAGGPGVGSGPFYLCGFQQGTSMDFCANEHYWRIGADGKALPYLERVHFEIIPDDATRILKLQAGEIDIAEFIPFSRVGELEADPKIDMNLFPSTRIIYSPINTRETRADGSANPLADKRVRQALNYATNKEALIGLVLQGAGKPMTSPLMAAATPLAVDMDPLYGYDMEKAKALIEEAGLETGTEIAFTTLAGSADDSTIFAALQQMWSPLGIKLEVEQVDGPTRGAKNRSGEYDIHTYGWVNDVNDPSQVVSWLGYTPTANAVGTGWKNDAFNALFEASATEIDPEKRAEQYARMQEIYAEEAPLLFMYETPFAVAVSAKVDGYIQTPLGNNVFDEVSISR, from the coding sequence ATGCATCACACACTCAAAGCGGCAACGGCACTTGTCGTTGCCGGCCTGGCCACATCGGCACTTGCGCAGGAACGTGGCGGAACGCTGAACTTCGCCCGATATGACGGATCGAACCTGATCGACCCGATCTATGCCGACAGGAATCCCGATATCTGGATGGTGGGCAGTCTTTTCGACACGCTGTTGCGCCCAAGCGTCGATGGAACCGGGGTGGAGCCCGGCCTTGCGGAGAGCCACACGGTTTCCGACGACGGCAAGACCGTGACACTGACCCTGCGCGAGGGGCTCACCTTCTCGGACGGTACGCCTCTGACCGGCGATGATGTGGTCTTTTCGCTTGATCGCGCGCGCAACCCGGATTTGGGCCCTTGGGCCAATCTGCTTGGCACCATTGAAAGCGTTTCCGCCGATGGGCGCGAGGTGACGGTGACACTCACGACACCCGACCCGACGATCCTCTCAATGCTTGCGACCTTCACCACCGGCATTGTCTCGAAAGCGGCATTCGAGGCAGCCGAAGGTGAAACAGATCAGGAGAAATCCGCCGCGATTTTCGCGGCCGGAGGCCCTGGTGTCGGCTCCGGTCCCTTCTATCTGTGCGGCTTCCAGCAGGGCACATCGATGGATTTCTGCGCCAATGAACATTATTGGCGCATTGGTGCGGACGGCAAAGCTCTTCCCTATCTTGAGCGTGTCCACTTCGAGATCATTCCCGACGATGCCACCCGCATTCTAAAGCTGCAGGCGGGCGAGATCGACATTGCCGAATTCATTCCCTTTTCGCGGGTTGGCGAACTGGAAGCCGATCCGAAAATAGACATGAACCTCTTCCCATCAACACGCATCATCTATTCGCCGATCAACACCCGCGAGACCCGTGCCGATGGCAGCGCCAACCCGCTCGCCGACAAGCGCGTGCGGCAGGCCCTGAACTATGCCACCAACAAGGAAGCCTTGATCGGACTGGTGCTGCAGGGTGCCGGCAAGCCCATGACCTCGCCTCTGATGGCTGCGGCCACCCCGCTCGCCGTCGATATGGACCCGCTCTATGGCTATGACATGGAAAAGGCCAAGGCGCTGATCGAAGAGGCGGGTCTTGAAACCGGAACGGAGATTGCCTTTACCACACTGGCAGGTTCCGCCGATGACAGCACGATCTTCGCAGCCCTTCAGCAGATGTGGTCACCGCTGGGAATCAAGCTGGAAGTCGAGCAGGTGGACGGCCCGACCCGCGGCGCGAAAAACCGCTCAGGTGAATACGACATCCACACCTATGGCTGGGTCAATGATGTGAACGACCCCAGTCAGGTGGTCAGCTGGCTGGGCTATACGCCCACGGCCAATGCAGTGGGCACTGGCTGGAAGAACGACGCGTTCAACGCGCTGTTTGAGGCTTCCGCAACCGAGATCGATCCGGAAAAACGCGCCGAACAATATGCACGCATGCAGGAGATCTATGCTGAGGAAGCACCACTGCTCTTCATGTATGAGACGCCCTTTGCGGTGGCCGTCTCCGCCAAGGTCGATGGCTATATCCAGACACCACTTGGCAACAACGTCTTCGACGAAGTGTCCATAAGCCGCTGA
- a CDS encoding ABC transporter ATP-binding protein: protein MNTQTILDVKGLSTTFARGSSALKAVRDVSFSVREGEVLGLVGESGSGKSVTLRSLLGLSRRYGKVSGEVRWMGQDILSLPERKMRPIRGGEIAMIFQEPMTSLNPLLTVGVQLTETLKAHTDLGRAARRNRAIEMLDHVGIPDPASRLDAYPHQFSGGMRQRVMIAIALAAEPKLLLADEPTTALDVTIQAQILDLILSLADEMNMGVILVTHDLGVVAQTCENVAVMYAGRIVEQGPVRQVLRTPRHPYTEGLMRSVPQDVPPRTQLYSVPGTPPGLDALPMGCAFAPRCQNVKDICRSERPPLDAVSEHRLAACFNPVCQSMEASR from the coding sequence ATGAACACGCAGACCATTCTCGATGTGAAAGGCCTCAGCACCACCTTTGCCCGAGGCAGCTCCGCTTTGAAGGCAGTGCGGGATGTGAGCTTCTCGGTGCGAGAGGGCGAGGTTCTTGGCCTTGTGGGTGAAAGCGGCTCGGGCAAGAGCGTCACGCTGCGTTCCTTGCTTGGCCTGTCGCGCCGCTACGGCAAGGTCAGCGGCGAGGTTCGCTGGATGGGGCAGGACATATTGAGCCTGCCCGAGCGCAAAATGCGCCCGATCCGGGGTGGGGAGATCGCCATGATCTTTCAGGAGCCCATGACCTCGCTCAATCCCCTTTTGACCGTCGGTGTTCAGCTCACCGAAACGCTCAAGGCGCATACGGATCTCGGTCGGGCTGCGCGCCGTAACCGCGCCATCGAGATGCTCGACCATGTGGGCATACCCGATCCCGCCTCGCGTCTCGATGCCTATCCGCATCAGTTCTCAGGCGGCATGCGCCAGCGTGTGATGATCGCCATTGCGCTGGCGGCCGAGCCGAAACTGCTTCTGGCAGACGAGCCGACAACCGCCCTTGATGTCACCATTCAGGCACAAATCCTCGATCTTATCCTGTCCTTGGCCGATGAGATGAATATGGGAGTCATACTCGTCACCCATGATCTCGGTGTCGTCGCACAAACCTGCGAGAATGTGGCGGTGATGTATGCCGGGCGCATTGTCGAACAGGGACCGGTGCGTCAGGTTCTGCGCACGCCGCGACACCCTTATACGGAGGGGCTGATGCGCTCGGTGCCGCAGGATGTGCCACCCCGCACCCAGCTTTACTCGGTCCCCGGTACCCCGCCGGGTCTGGACGCCCTGCCAATGGGCTGCGCCTTCGCGCCGCGCTGCCAGAATGTGAAAGATATCTGCCGCAGCGAACGCCCGCCTCTGGATGCCGTTTCGGAGCACCGTCTGGCCGCGTGCTTCAATCCCGTTTGCCAAAGCATGGAGGCCTCCCGATGA
- a CDS encoding ABC transporter permease has translation MTDTAVSAPTGRETRLRIALRKPGFLLGIAIIGFSIILAVFPQAFAPYDPNFIDYNAVKQPPSSAHPFGTDMLGRDSLSRVISAYSVNMQMAFLATVFAMLIGVVVGALVGYYRGIADMIFGRLVDAIITFPFLVLVIAVVAVLGPGLTNMYIAITLVGWVYYARLMRAEVIAQMGNDYAAAGIVMGYSDRRIIFRHLLPNAITPVVVYWMTDMALAILLGSSLGYLGLGAQPPQAEWGVLIAEGRNFITTAWWLSLMPGIAIVLTGLGFSLIGDGLADLLRPRG, from the coding sequence ATGACTGACACTGCCGTCTCTGCCCCGACGGGTCGTGAGACCCGGCTGCGCATCGCCTTGCGCAAACCCGGCTTCCTTCTGGGCATCGCCATCATCGGGTTCTCCATCATCCTTGCAGTGTTTCCGCAGGCCTTCGCGCCCTACGATCCCAATTTCATTGATTACAACGCGGTCAAACAGCCACCCAGCAGCGCCCATCCCTTCGGCACCGACATGCTGGGCCGCGACAGTCTGAGCCGCGTCATCTCTGCCTATTCGGTCAATATGCAGATGGCTTTTCTGGCCACGGTCTTCGCCATGCTGATCGGCGTCGTGGTTGGCGCATTGGTGGGCTATTATCGCGGCATCGCCGACATGATTTTCGGCCGGCTTGTGGATGCGATCATCACCTTCCCGTTTCTCGTTCTGGTGATCGCGGTGGTTGCCGTTCTGGGGCCGGGCCTCACCAACATGTACATCGCCATCACACTGGTTGGCTGGGTCTATTATGCGCGGCTGATGCGCGCGGAAGTCATCGCCCAGATGGGCAATGACTACGCGGCGGCGGGTATCGTCATGGGCTATTCGGACCGGCGTATCATATTCCGCCACCTGTTGCCCAATGCCATCACGCCGGTGGTCGTCTACTGGATGACGGATATGGCGCTCGCCATTCTGCTTGGCTCATCGCTCGGCTATCTGGGCCTTGGCGCGCAACCGCCGCAGGCCGAATGGGGTGTGCTGATCGCAGAAGGGCGAAATTTCATCACAACCGCCTGGTGGCTCAGCCTGATGCCGGGCATCGCCATCGTCCTCACGGGTCTGGGCTTCTCGCTCATCGGCGACGGGCTGGCCGACCTTCTGCGCCCGCGCGGTTGA
- a CDS encoding aminopeptidase P family protein, with product MLDTTRRGTAEIISALREEMSERGLDAFLLPRFDAHQGEYVAPHDQRLAYVTGFSGSAGMAIVTAKTVALFVDGRYQVQVRNECAGPLFSHHHIFNEPPECWLAENAQPAWRVGYDAMHLPPSWFDRFARACDTVEAVLLAQDTNPVDAIWPDQPPLPMGRISAFPLQYSGRTSKEKSLELAADLKRESADFIVDTQPDNIAWLLNVRGSDVAFNPMPHSFILAGRDGRVVWFVADKKLDVSLRESIPDHVGLQPFEAFLPELETRIAAGQRVMIDPEFSPVAVRQTLEKIGAEILPRKGLITLAKAVKNVTELQGIRNCHLDDGVAWTEFHAWLSATVPSRAKAGNPVSEREAEEKILELRQARPGFISESFNSISAAAGNAAMCHYATSPERNAPILPENPYLLDSGGQYETGTTDATRSYAFGPRPEGYDRAYTAVYKAFHALMTLRFPKGTQGHHIDAICRRPLWDLGLDYDHGTGHGVGHQLSVHEQPQRIGKPYNPVDLKPGMVLSIEPGYYEAGAFGIRIENLVEIVEENDGFLAFRNLTFAPIETRMLLVDKLTAQERQWINAYHEELRKTFSPHLSPATRRWLDAATADI from the coding sequence ATGCTTGATACCACCCGCCGCGGCACTGCCGAAATCATTTCCGCCCTGCGCGAGGAAATGTCTGAAAGAGGGCTCGATGCATTTCTCCTGCCGCGCTTCGATGCCCATCAGGGAGAATATGTGGCGCCGCACGATCAGCGCCTTGCCTATGTGACCGGTTTCTCAGGCTCGGCTGGCATGGCGATCGTCACGGCGAAGACCGTCGCGCTCTTTGTCGACGGTCGCTATCAGGTGCAGGTGCGCAATGAGTGCGCTGGTCCGCTGTTTTCCCACCACCATATTTTCAATGAGCCGCCGGAATGCTGGCTGGCGGAAAATGCGCAGCCGGCCTGGCGTGTCGGCTATGACGCCATGCATCTGCCGCCAAGCTGGTTCGACCGTTTTGCACGCGCCTGCGACACGGTCGAGGCAGTCCTCTTGGCCCAGGACACAAATCCCGTCGACGCCATCTGGCCGGATCAGCCGCCCCTACCCATGGGGCGGATCAGTGCTTTTCCGCTTCAGTATTCGGGGCGCACCAGCAAAGAAAAATCACTTGAACTCGCGGCAGACCTGAAGCGGGAGAGTGCCGATTTCATCGTCGATACGCAGCCCGACAACATCGCCTGGCTCTTGAACGTGCGGGGCTCGGATGTCGCCTTCAACCCCATGCCGCATTCCTTCATTCTGGCAGGACGCGATGGCAGGGTGGTCTGGTTCGTTGCAGACAAAAAGCTGGACGTTTCCTTGCGGGAGAGCATCCCCGATCATGTCGGCCTCCAGCCGTTCGAGGCATTCCTGCCGGAACTGGAAACCCGCATCGCAGCAGGCCAGCGCGTGATGATCGACCCCGAATTCTCCCCGGTTGCAGTGCGCCAGACACTGGAGAAGATTGGTGCGGAGATCCTGCCCCGAAAGGGCCTCATCACGCTGGCAAAAGCCGTAAAGAACGTGACGGAGTTGCAGGGCATACGCAATTGTCATCTGGACGATGGCGTTGCCTGGACGGAGTTTCACGCATGGCTGTCCGCCACTGTGCCGTCGCGTGCGAAAGCGGGCAATCCCGTCAGCGAGCGCGAAGCGGAAGAGAAAATTCTGGAACTGCGGCAGGCGCGTCCCGGTTTCATCAGCGAGAGCTTCAACTCGATCTCCGCTGCCGCAGGCAATGCCGCCATGTGCCACTATGCGACGAGCCCTGAGCGCAACGCCCCCATTCTACCGGAGAACCCCTATCTGCTCGATAGCGGCGGGCAATACGAAACGGGCACGACCGACGCCACGAGAAGCTATGCTTTCGGGCCCCGGCCCGAAGGATATGACCGCGCCTACACCGCTGTCTACAAGGCCTTTCATGCATTGATGACGCTGCGCTTCCCAAAAGGCACGCAGGGCCATCACATCGATGCGATCTGCCGACGCCCCTTGTGGGATCTGGGTCTGGATTATGATCACGGTACGGGCCACGGCGTGGGGCACCAGCTTTCGGTGCACGAGCAGCCTCAGCGCATCGGCAAACCATACAATCCCGTGGACCTGAAACCCGGAATGGTCCTGTCGATCGAGCCCGGCTATTATGAGGCAGGAGCGTTCGGGATCCGCATCGAGAACCTTGTCGAGATTGTCGAAGAGAACGACGGCTTTCTGGCCTTTCGGAACCTGACATTCGCGCCCATTGAGACGCGGATGCTGTTGGTTGACAAACTGACCGCGCAGGAGCGCCAGTGGATCAATGCCTATCACGAAGAGCTGCGCAAAACCTTTTCGCCACATCTGAGCCCGGCCACACGGAGATGGCTAGACGCTGCAACAGCCGACATTTGA
- a CDS encoding M23 family metallopeptidase, which yields MNSDPMLGQVIGEDDPLVADGRSGPPDRREISARWLIGTFLTGVTSTVLMGVALSAALDGRQQLATPPEIALLGDMSSQTGEAAKTTRLVTPHTVSRGEDRRMMEVSTVMRSGDTDVIRTLPFVHAKMALTASHPTDRAYPPFDPLTVFAESGATTTARTGLIYGAKVESEVSLKSLDFPLHSSDFSNARSLETEEVEIAVRNTGAILTDGDVQVAALHYVDPQRFGDTLSTQALSAFSARVIPENVSIATRTARETTPEFAEDLIPFRTERAIADVFAQSGYTGADADGMIEALTKLLNGSDLKAGTLLRIGVETRGEQSHIVRTSVYEGKQHIVTIALDDREQYVPAAEPEMNPVLLAAFDHPTAPRRIPRSDLPRVYDGIYRAAYAYGLTPEMTKRLIRLLSADVDFQSRLAPSDKLEVFFSAPDTEKNATDQSELLYVKARFGDVTRTFYRFQFDDGTVDYFDEDGRSAKRFMLRNPVPNGRFTSGFGMRRHPVLGYSKMHTGVDWAAPRGTPIIAAGDGVVEKAGWAGGYGRQTIIRHNNGFKTSYNHQSGIAKGVSAGARVRQGQVIGYVGATGLVTGNHLHYEMIVNGTKVDPMRVRLPDNRALKGKDLLAFERERSRIDELLQDAADAPLSVAASGS from the coding sequence ATGAACAGCGACCCAATGCTCGGACAGGTTATTGGCGAAGACGACCCTCTTGTTGCAGACGGCCGAAGCGGGCCGCCCGACCGCCGCGAGATTTCCGCTCGCTGGCTGATCGGTACGTTCCTGACTGGCGTGACCTCCACTGTTCTCATGGGCGTGGCGCTTTCTGCCGCTCTGGACGGACGCCAGCAGCTGGCCACCCCTCCCGAAATCGCCCTGCTTGGCGACATGTCCAGTCAGACTGGCGAAGCGGCCAAGACAACCCGCCTGGTGACACCCCACACGGTCAGCCGTGGCGAGGACCGGCGGATGATGGAAGTTTCGACCGTCATGCGTAGTGGCGACACCGATGTCATTCGCACCCTGCCATTTGTTCATGCGAAGATGGCTCTCACCGCCAGCCACCCCACCGACAGAGCGTACCCGCCATTTGATCCGCTTACCGTTTTTGCTGAAAGCGGCGCCACCACCACGGCGCGGACCGGGCTCATATATGGAGCAAAGGTGGAAAGCGAGGTCAGTCTGAAAAGTCTCGACTTCCCACTGCACTCTTCAGATTTCAGCAATGCACGCAGTCTGGAGACCGAAGAGGTCGAGATCGCCGTTCGCAACACCGGCGCCATCCTGACTGACGGTGACGTGCAGGTTGCCGCACTTCATTATGTCGACCCGCAGCGTTTTGGCGATACTCTGTCCACCCAGGCGCTCTCGGCCTTCAGCGCCCGCGTGATTCCCGAAAACGTTTCGATTGCGACCCGAACCGCACGCGAAACCACGCCAGAGTTCGCAGAAGACCTCATTCCCTTCCGCACTGAAAGAGCAATCGCCGATGTCTTCGCCCAGTCGGGATATACCGGAGCCGATGCCGATGGAATGATCGAAGCGCTCACAAAGCTCCTGAACGGATCGGATCTCAAGGCCGGTACGCTTCTGCGCATCGGCGTGGAGACGAGGGGGGAACAGAGCCACATCGTTCGGACCAGCGTTTATGAGGGCAAGCAACACATCGTGACAATTGCCCTCGACGATCGTGAGCAGTATGTGCCGGCCGCAGAACCTGAAATGAACCCCGTGCTTCTGGCAGCGTTCGATCATCCGACCGCCCCCCGCCGCATACCGCGTTCCGACCTGCCACGCGTCTACGATGGGATCTATCGTGCTGCATACGCGTATGGCCTGACCCCCGAGATGACCAAACGTCTCATCCGGCTTCTGTCGGCGGATGTGGATTTTCAGTCTCGACTGGCTCCAAGTGACAAGCTTGAAGTCTTCTTCTCCGCCCCCGACACGGAGAAAAACGCCACCGATCAATCAGAGCTGCTCTACGTCAAGGCGCGTTTCGGCGACGTCACCCGCACTTTCTACCGGTTTCAGTTCGATGATGGCACCGTTGACTATTTCGACGAGGACGGCAGAAGCGCCAAACGCTTCATGCTGCGCAATCCGGTGCCAAACGGGCGCTTTACGTCAGGCTTCGGCATGCGGCGCCATCCGGTTCTTGGATACAGCAAGATGCATACCGGCGTTGACTGGGCGGCGCCACGCGGCACCCCGATCATCGCCGCCGGCGACGGCGTAGTCGAAAAGGCCGGCTGGGCCGGCGGCTACGGCCGCCAGACCATCATCCGGCACAATAACGGCTTCAAGACCTCCTACAACCATCAGAGCGGCATCGCCAAGGGCGTCTCGGCCGGGGCGCGCGTTCGACAGGGGCAGGTTATCGGCTATGTGGGGGCCACCGGTCTCGTGACAGGCAACCACCTCCATTACGAGATGATCGTCAACGGAACCAAAGTGGACCCGATGCGCGTCCGTCTGCCCGACAACCGGGCGCTCAAGGGCAAGGACCTGCTCGCATTCGAACGGGAACGCAGCCGTATTGATGAATTGCTGCAGGACGCTGCGGACGCGCCGCTTTCGGTTGCCGCAAGCGGCAGCTAG
- a CDS encoding ABC transporter ATP-binding protein gives MSETVMQIRDLGLEFSTPRTLVDVIRRRPARVVRALNGVSLALEKGETLGVVGESGCGKSTLARCIVRLYKPQHGGIQYRGEDIFASESKHDRDYNRRVQMMFQDPYSSLNPRMSAGQILEEALRVHGMRSEKEIPARVAELLDLVRLPQNAAAKLPHEFSGGQRQRIAIARALAVEPEVLIADELVSALDVSVQAQVVNLLLSLQEELDLTILFVAHDLRLVRHVSNRVAVIYLGRIVEIGDSETLFASPSHPYSQALLSAAPSLDPDEKGNAIRLEGELPSPLNVPPGCPFHVRCPHATEICRKDVPALRSIEGRGEVACHHAEEVKTHA, from the coding sequence ATGAGCGAAACCGTGATGCAGATCCGCGATCTGGGATTGGAGTTTTCCACTCCCCGCACGCTTGTCGATGTGATCCGCCGCCGTCCGGCGCGGGTGGTGCGCGCACTGAACGGGGTAAGCCTCGCCCTTGAGAAGGGTGAAACGCTCGGCGTCGTCGGAGAGTCGGGATGCGGGAAATCGACACTGGCCCGCTGCATTGTGCGGCTCTACAAGCCGCAACATGGCGGCATTCAGTATCGTGGCGAGGACATTTTTGCATCTGAAAGCAAACACGACCGCGATTACAATCGCCGTGTCCAGATGATGTTTCAGGACCCCTATTCCTCTCTCAATCCGCGCATGTCCGCCGGGCAGATATTGGAAGAAGCGCTGCGCGTCCACGGCATGCGTTCCGAGAAAGAGATCCCGGCGCGCGTTGCCGAGCTGCTTGATCTGGTGCGCCTGCCGCAGAATGCGGCGGCCAAGCTGCCTCACGAGTTCTCCGGCGGTCAGCGCCAGCGCATCGCCATCGCCCGCGCTCTGGCCGTGGAACCGGAAGTGCTCATCGCTGACGAACTCGTTTCTGCGCTCGATGTCTCGGTTCAGGCGCAGGTGGTCAATCTGCTTCTCTCCTTGCAGGAAGAGCTTGACCTGACCATTCTGTTCGTCGCCCATGACCTCAGACTGGTGCGCCATGTTTCCAACCGGGTCGCCGTCATCTATCTGGGACGCATCGTGGAGATCGGCGACAGCGAAACGCTCTTCGCCAGCCCTTCACATCCCTATTCGCAGGCGCTCCTGAGCGCCGCGCCCTCCCTCGATCCGGATGAGAAGGGAAACGCCATACGGCTTGAAGGCGAATTGCCGTCACCGCTCAATGTGCCGCCGGGCTGCCCCTTCCATGTGCGCTGCCCGCACGCCACTGAAATTTGCAGAAAGGACGTACCCGCATTGCGCTCGATCGAGGGGCGCGGCGAGGTCGCCTGCCATCATGCCGAAGAGGTCAAAACCCATGCTTGA
- a CDS encoding L,D-transpeptidase: protein MDVKTHLLTVLCLAFAPAGVQAAMTMPEIPADIQPSRLVDGGSARGGDGAGDRAAQPRVQLVQNYDFDVYIDQYGREIIVDAFTGEVVEIRPPAPGRRQYERRPSRPREFEGQVYDFTDPRDVDRYRRDRGRARTAPRERYAEPYDDRTYGEPPRFDDRNAYPEAPGYGQGTIDRAPLDAPGGRENYAAIPDAESERDTGSRGPSLPRDSAVVMPRGVSEDVARFQVLLDRAGASPGVIDGRTGDNVNKAIRTYREITGQTLRTYDAEWVKAELERTGGPAFTEYTITPEDAAGPYIASVPSDYGKKAQLDALSYTSVVEMLAERFHMDEKYLLALNPDANFNRPGTVIRVMNVGEPMKAKVSRIVADKSAKQLRAYNDDGQLVAAYPATIGSSDTPSPTGTHTVARIALNPQYTYNPKVNFKQGNNDRVLTIPPGPNGPVGTVWIALSKPTYGIHGTPEPSKIGKTASHGCIRLTNWDAEELAKKVKPGVSVTFVE from the coding sequence ATGGACGTGAAAACGCACCTGCTGACAGTGTTATGTCTGGCTTTTGCGCCAGCTGGGGTTCAGGCGGCGATGACCATGCCCGAGATCCCGGCTGACATTCAGCCCTCCCGCCTGGTCGATGGCGGAAGCGCGCGCGGTGGTGATGGCGCCGGCGATCGGGCAGCGCAACCTCGGGTCCAACTCGTGCAAAACTATGATTTTGACGTCTATATCGATCAGTATGGGCGTGAAATCATTGTCGATGCCTTTACCGGTGAAGTGGTGGAGATTCGACCGCCGGCACCGGGGCGTCGACAATATGAGCGCAGGCCTTCCCGCCCGCGCGAGTTCGAAGGACAGGTTTACGACTTTACCGATCCTCGTGACGTTGACCGGTACCGGCGTGATCGCGGAAGGGCGCGCACCGCACCACGGGAGCGTTATGCGGAGCCCTATGATGACCGCACTTATGGTGAACCACCGCGGTTTGACGACCGGAACGCCTATCCTGAAGCGCCGGGGTACGGGCAGGGCACCATTGATCGCGCTCCGCTTGATGCACCCGGTGGACGCGAAAACTACGCGGCGATCCCCGATGCGGAATCAGAACGCGATACGGGATCGCGCGGACCTTCACTTCCCAGGGACAGCGCGGTGGTGATGCCGCGTGGTGTGAGTGAAGACGTAGCACGGTTCCAGGTTTTGCTCGACCGTGCGGGTGCCTCGCCCGGCGTGATCGATGGCCGGACCGGAGACAATGTCAACAAGGCCATTCGGACCTATCGCGAGATTACGGGCCAGACGCTGCGAACCTATGATGCGGAATGGGTAAAGGCCGAGCTTGAACGGACGGGCGGCCCTGCCTTTACCGAGTACACCATCACGCCTGAGGATGCAGCCGGTCCGTACATTGCGTCGGTTCCTTCCGATTACGGAAAAAAGGCGCAGCTCGACGCACTTTCCTACACCTCCGTGGTGGAGATGCTGGCTGAGCGCTTCCACATGGATGAGAAATATCTTCTTGCGCTCAATCCGGATGCAAATTTCAACCGGCCCGGCACTGTGATCAGAGTGATGAATGTCGGAGAACCGATGAAAGCGAAGGTTTCGCGCATCGTTGCCGACAAGAGTGCCAAACAGTTGCGCGCCTACAATGATGACGGGCAGCTTGTCGCCGCCTATCCCGCCACAATCGGATCGTCCGATACCCCTTCGCCCACCGGAACACATACGGTGGCGCGCATCGCGCTCAATCCTCAATACACCTACAATCCCAAGGTCAACTTCAAGCAGGGCAACAATGACAGGGTTCTCACCATTCCGCCCGGTCCCAACGGGCCGGTGGGAACCGTGTGGATCGCACTGTCCAAGCCGACCTATGGCATTCACGGTACGCCGGAACCTTCCAAGATAGGCAAGACCGCTTCCCATGGCTGTATCCGTCTCACCAACTGGGATGCGGAAGAGCTGGCGAAGAAAGTGAAGCCCGGCGTTTCGGTCACATTTGTCGAATGA
- a CDS encoding ABC transporter permease: MALLQYIVNRLILMIPTFLLVMIIIFLLVRLLPGDPAIAIAGDRASDADLAAIRERLGLNEPLLMQFWLFLTNTLKGDLGTSILMRAPVIDVIMNRLPTTVFLTVYAVFLSLIIAGPLAFVAALNRGRWPDTAIRSAFQVGLSMPVFYIGLILLTFLAAQLRWFPVGGYGETFSAQLYHLFLPAIAVALYTSAIIMRNLRSAVIEVLDAEYVQFSRAKGLPVRLILGRHVLRNALISTITLVGLSIGNMMSGTLVTETVFAVPGVGRLMLEAIFARDYPPDPGPDTDLRGAGLPGVSPH; the protein is encoded by the coding sequence ATGGCCCTTCTCCAATACATAGTGAACCGTCTCATCCTGATGATTCCGACCTTCCTTCTGGTCATGATCATCATCTTCCTTCTGGTGCGCCTTTTGCCCGGCGACCCGGCGATTGCCATTGCCGGCGACCGTGCCTCGGACGCCGACCTTGCCGCCATCCGCGAGCGTCTGGGGCTCAACGAGCCATTGCTCATGCAGTTCTGGCTGTTCCTGACCAACACGCTGAAAGGGGATCTGGGCACCTCCATCCTGATGCGCGCGCCAGTCATCGACGTCATCATGAACCGGCTGCCGACCACGGTTTTCCTCACCGTCTATGCGGTTTTCCTGTCGCTGATCATCGCCGGCCCGCTCGCCTTCGTGGCGGCGCTCAACCGTGGTCGCTGGCCCGACACGGCCATTCGCAGCGCCTTTCAGGTGGGCCTGTCGATGCCGGTCTTCTATATAGGCCTCATTCTTCTGACCTTCCTCGCGGCCCAGCTTCGCTGGTTTCCCGTTGGCGGCTATGGCGAGACCTTTTCCGCCCAGCTCTACCACCTCTTTCTTCCGGCCATTGCCGTCGCGCTCTACACATCGGCCATCATCATGCGCAATCTGCGCTCGGCCGTCATCGAAGTGCTGGATGCAGAATATGTGCAGTTCTCCCGCGCCAAGGGCCTGCCTGTGCGCCTCATCCTTGGCCGGCATGTGCTGCGCAATGCGCTGATCTCCACCATCACGCTGGTGGGGCTTTCCATCGGAAACATGATGAGCGGAACCCTCGTCACGGAAACGGTCTTTGCCGTTCCCGGCGTGGGCCGACTGATGCTGGAGGCCATTTTCGCCCGCGACTACCCCCCTGATCCAGGGCCTGACACTGACCTTCGCGGTGCTGGTCTCCCTGGTGTTTCTCCTCACTGA